The following is a genomic window from Paenibacillus thiaminolyticus.
GAGATTCACCGAGATCTGGCAGGCGGACAAAGTAAAGCTCCGTTCCGTCATGCTGGAACGGGCCGATTCGCAGCAGCGATAGCATCGTTCGTCCCCTGCCCGTTCAAGGCAGGGGACGCCGTAATGATTAGGAGCGGGGCAATCTGCCGTAGCGGCGAAGCGTCAGCAGGCGGTCGACCGTGACGCCGCCGCGCCATTCGAGCTCGCAGGCGGGGCTCACTGCCGGCCAGCTGATCGTCCAGCCGCCGTCCTCTCGCTGCCCCTCCTCCAACGCATCCAGATGCCGGCGGATGTCTTCCGGGCTTATGAGCCGGGCGCAGTAGCTCTCCGGCGATGGAGCCCAATCCAATGCTTTGTGCACATAGCCTTCCGCATGCGGGTCCAGCTCGATGATGCCCGGCTGCTGCAGGACGCGGTTCAATTCCTCCAGCAGCGGCTCGGCCCTGTCCCGATCCGGGACATGTTCAAGGAAGGTGACACACTGAATCAGATCATGGAAACCGTGAAGATCGGGCTGTCCAATGCGACTCCATACGAACTCGGCCGCTTGACGGAACCATGCTTCTTCCTTGACCTCTTCCAGACCGGGCTGCTTCATGAGGAGGCCGATAATCCGTCCCGTCGGGTTCAGCGAAGCGCGGCTGTCATCCTCAATCGTCCACCACGGAGCATGCGGATAATCATTCACCGGAAGGAACGCCAGCGGGAAGCCGCCGGTGTCTGGAACGGCTATGCTCCGCAAGTACCGCACGATGCCCGCCATGATGTCCGCATCTACGACGCCGATCTCGTCCATCATCGCCAGCGCCATCTCCGTCGGCACCGGCTGGCTGTGCGGACAGCGGATATCGGGCTCCAACGCATGACCGAACCCGCCATCCTCATTCTGATAGGCCCGCAACGCGGCCAGCACATCCTCGGCGCGGCCGCCCGCAAAATGATACTCGAATCGGCGCTGGTCCAGCAGCCGGCCGTTGGCATAAAGGAATGAGGCGGCAGCTTCCAAGCGAGATTGTTTCTCCATCCTATTAAACCCCCTTAATATTTAATGTGATTAATAATATAAGTCAGAAGCCGAATAATTTCGCGAAGGAAGCCATCGCCTGCGGACTGCTGTTATGCTGCAGCCGGGCTTGCAGACGGCTTGCCGCCTCGTCCGCGGTCATTGATGCGAGCGGAATTCCTGCCTCCTCCATCCAATGCTCCAGCGTCTCGAAGCAGGTGCTGTTCCAGCCGTTCACCTCGCCGGCCTCGTTCCGTGGGGCCCTAACGCCGGAGATGACGATATCGAGTCCGGATTGCAACTCCGCCAATGCCTGATCGAATACCTTCTTGTTCTCCTTGGCCTTCATGCCAGCCGCCGCGCGCAGCGCGCGGGTCTCGATCCCCTGCTCCTCCTCAATCCTGCCGTATACCTCCTTGGCGGCCTTCGACAAGAGACCGTCGCCGTACCGCTCCGCGATACTGCGGTTGCTTCCGAGCAGCGCCTTCACCGAAGGAATCAGATCGCTGGCGACCAAGATCGCCTTCTTCTTCACGAACTTGCCGTACGCCGCGACGCCGTCGCCCGGGAACCGGACGCGCCAGCGCCAAGGATCCAGCTCGGTGTCGGAATGCCAGCGCTCAGGCAGCGTAATGCCGGAGAGAGAGGGATAATCCGGAATTAAGGGCGCCAGCGGCAGGATGCCGTAGGCGCGGACGACTTCGATCGCTTCTTCGTATGTATCAATCATTGGCTGCTTCATAGTTCATCCTCCTTCGATATCTGTCGAACACCGAGCTCCCCTGCCGGCTCATCCGCCGCATATCGTTCGCACATGCGTGCCGCCCGCTCACGGATTTCCCGGCGGAGCGCTGCCGGCGCAAGCACCTCTCCGTCGGGCCCCAGCCCGTAGAAGAAGCGGACCGCCCACGCCCATTCGCTTCGCGGACAAGCAAATTCGACCGCCCACTCCTCTTCCCCGATCTGGAGCACCTGATCGCCAATATGCTCGTCCTGCTCGGCCAGGAGCGCGCCGCGGTACGTCAAGCGGGCACGGACAGGTATCTCGTCCCCGCCGGCATCCCGCGTCTTCTTGGTGCGGCTGCGCTTCAGCCGGGCCGCTTCCAGCTCTGCGGCATCCTCAATCCGTTCAATCTCCTGGAACCGATCGACCCGGAAGGTGCGCTCTTCCTCATGATCGAGCGAGAATGCTTCGCAATACCAGAAGCCATGCGCGGTCACGATGCGCAGCGGGCGGAGACGCAGCCAGCGCGCCTGATTGGCGGAGCGGTAATGAGCCCGGATCCAGATGCCTTCCGCCGCACAATCCATGAGCCGGTTCAGCATCGGGACCCGGTAATTCCGCTTCGGCATCGACAAGATCAGCTTGTCCATTACCGGCTCGATTTCACTCCTCACCTGCTCGGGGAGCGCCTGCTTGATTTTGTCCAGGGCGCTCCACCGCTCCGCGTTGAACGGTGTATCGGCAAGCTGGGTCATGCCCTGGAGCGCGCACAAGACCGTCATCGCCTCCAACGGACTGAACTGCAATGGCGGGAGCTTATAGCCATCCATCAGCCGGTACCCTCCGACAGGCCCGCTCGATGCATAGAAGGGAACCCCTATCTCGCTCAGAGCCTGCATGTCGCGCAAAATCGTTCGCTTCGATACCTCGAACTTGTCGGCCAGCGACTGGGCGGTCTCCGTCCCCGT
Proteins encoded in this region:
- a CDS encoding AlkZ-related protein, producing the protein MKQPMIDTYEEAIEVVRAYGILPLAPLIPDYPSLSGITLPERWHSDTELDPWRWRVRFPGDGVAAYGKFVKKKAILVASDLIPSVKALLGSNRSIAERYGDGLLSKAAKEVYGRIEEEQGIETRALRAAAGMKAKENKKVFDQALAELQSGLDIVISGVRAPRNEAGEVNGWNSTCFETLEHWMEEAGIPLASMTADEAASRLQARLQHNSSPQAMASFAKLFGF
- a CDS encoding helix-turn-helix transcriptional regulator — protein: MKRSDRLAAIVMALQTGTETAQSLADKFEVSKRTILRDMQALSEIGVPFYASSGPVGGYRLMDGYKLPPLQFSPLEAMTVLCALQGMTQLADTPFNAERWSALDKIKQALPEQVRSEIEPVMDKLILSMPKRNYRVPMLNRLMDCAAEGIWIRAHYRSANQARWLRLRPLRIVTAHGFWYCEAFSLDHEEERTFRVDRFQEIERIEDAAELEAARLKRSRTKKTRDAGGDEIPVRARLTYRGALLAEQDEHIGDQVLQIGEEEWAVEFACPRSEWAWAVRFFYGLGPDGEVLAPAALRREIRERAARMCERYAADEPAGELGVRQISKEDEL